One Marinibacterium anthonyi genomic region harbors:
- the surA gene encoding Peptidyl-prolyl cis-trans isomerase SurA: MPKVLIRALRALSVSAGLAAAISPAALTAQNLFAPAITVNGDVVSRYELNQREQFLRLLGAPSDPAKLAQDQLIEDRLKFRAANEYGVTVSPEDLRAGMEEFAGRANLSSDEFVGRLSEAGVSEQTFRDFVQVGVLWRDVVRGRFLSQARPSDAEIDRAMGAGGRGGLRVLLSEIVMPLTPENQDAVRARAEEIAQIKSIDAFSAQAREVSATNTRDQGGRMDWVALNDLPPALRPAILALSPGDVTPPLQLPNAVALFQLRDIGEITGKSTSYSAIDYAMYFIPGGRTAEALSAGQQIANSVDTCDDFYGLAKGQPAGTLQRQSQAPAQIPSDVAVELAKLDPGETSLALTRNNGQSLMLLMLCGRTATANEDASREQVANALTAQRLEAYASSYLDQLKANAMIKVE; the protein is encoded by the coding sequence ATGCCAAAAGTCCTGATCAGAGCGCTGCGCGCGCTGTCCGTCAGCGCCGGTCTTGCCGCCGCGATCTCGCCCGCGGCCCTGACCGCGCAGAACCTGTTCGCCCCCGCCATCACCGTGAACGGCGACGTGGTCAGCCGGTACGAGCTGAACCAGCGCGAACAATTCCTGCGCCTTCTCGGCGCGCCGTCGGATCCCGCGAAACTGGCGCAGGATCAGCTGATCGAGGACCGCCTGAAGTTCCGGGCCGCCAACGAATACGGCGTTACCGTCTCGCCCGAGGACCTCAGGGCCGGGATGGAGGAATTCGCCGGTCGCGCCAATCTCAGCTCGGACGAATTCGTCGGCCGGCTGTCCGAGGCGGGCGTGTCCGAACAGACCTTCCGCGATTTCGTCCAGGTCGGCGTGCTCTGGCGCGACGTGGTGCGCGGCCGGTTCCTGTCGCAGGCCCGGCCTTCGGATGCCGAAATCGACCGCGCCATGGGCGCCGGCGGCCGGGGCGGCCTGCGGGTGCTGCTGTCGGAAATCGTGATGCCGCTGACGCCGGAAAACCAGGACGCCGTGCGCGCAAGGGCCGAGGAAATCGCGCAGATCAAGAGCATCGACGCGTTTTCGGCCCAGGCCCGCGAAGTGTCGGCCACCAACACACGTGACCAGGGCGGCCGCATGGACTGGGTGGCGCTGAACGATCTGCCGCCCGCGCTGCGGCCGGCGATCCTGGCGTTGTCGCCGGGCGACGTGACCCCGCCGCTGCAGCTGCCGAACGCCGTCGCGCTGTTCCAGCTGCGCGACATCGGCGAGATCACCGGCAAGTCGACATCCTATTCCGCCATCGATTACGCGATGTACTTCATCCCCGGCGGGCGCACCGCCGAGGCGCTGTCGGCCGGCCAGCAGATCGCCAACAGCGTCGACACCTGCGACGATTTCTACGGCCTCGCCAAGGGCCAGCCCGCAGGCACGCTGCAACGCCAGTCGCAGGCGCCGGCGCAGATCCCCAGCGACGTTGCCGTGGAACTGGCCAAGCTCGACCCGGGCGAAACATCTCTGGCGCTGACCCGCAACAACGGCCAGTCGCTGATGCTGCTGATGCTTTGCGGCCGCACCGCCACCGCCAACGAAGACGCCTCGCGCGAACAGGTGGCCAATGCCCTGACCGCACAGCGGCTCGAAGCCTATGCCAGCAGCTATCTCGACCAGCTCAAGGCCAACGCCATGATCAAGGTCGAATGA
- the pdxA gene encoding 4-hydroxythreonine-4-phosphate dehydrogenase has product MTRALVLSCGDPAGIGPELAAKAWDQLRAEVPFAWIGDPAHLPTGAAWTEIRTPAEALSVSANALPVLAHPFPAPARPGQPDPANAASVVAVLDRAVDLVMSGAASGLCTAPINKKVLIDGADFAHPGHTEYLAARAGVDRVVMMLAGPDLRVVPTTIHIALSDVPTALTPALLRETIEITARDLRDRFGLVAPRIAVAGLNPHAGEGGAMGHEELAWIAPLVETMKAEGHAITGPHPADTLFHAAARARYDVAICMYHDQALIPIKTLDFDRGVNVTLGLPFIRTSPDHGTAYDIAGKGIATPTSLIEALKLAQRLANA; this is encoded by the coding sequence ATGACCCGGGCCCTGGTCCTCTCCTGCGGCGACCCGGCCGGGATCGGACCGGAACTTGCGGCAAAGGCCTGGGACCAGCTGCGCGCCGAAGTGCCCTTTGCCTGGATCGGCGATCCGGCGCATCTGCCGACCGGCGCCGCCTGGACCGAAATCCGGACCCCGGCCGAGGCACTGTCGGTCAGCGCCAATGCGCTTCCGGTCCTGGCGCATCCCTTCCCCGCCCCGGCACGTCCGGGTCAGCCCGATCCGGCCAACGCCGCCTCGGTCGTGGCGGTGCTGGACCGCGCGGTCGACCTGGTGATGTCGGGGGCGGCCTCGGGCCTGTGCACCGCGCCGATCAACAAGAAGGTGCTGATCGACGGCGCCGATTTCGCCCATCCCGGCCACACCGAATACCTGGCCGCCCGCGCCGGCGTCGACCGCGTCGTCATGATGCTGGCCGGCCCCGACCTGCGCGTCGTGCCGACCACCATCCACATCGCCCTGTCGGACGTGCCGACGGCCCTCACGCCCGCGCTCCTGCGCGAGACGATAGAAATAACCGCCCGCGACTTGCGCGACCGCTTCGGCCTTGTGGCCCCCCGCATCGCGGTGGCGGGCCTGAACCCCCATGCCGGCGAAGGCGGCGCCATGGGCCACGAGGAACTGGCCTGGATCGCCCCCCTCGTCGAGACGATGAAGGCCGAGGGCCACGCGATCACCGGTCCACACCCCGCCGACACGCTGTTCCACGCCGCCGCGCGCGCCCGCTACGACGTGGCGATCTGCATGTACCACGACCAGGCGCTGATCCCAATCAAGACGCTGGATTTCGACCGCGGCGTGAACGTCACCCTGGGCCTGCCCTTCATCCGCACCTCGCCCGACCACGGCACCGCCTACGACATTGCCGGCAAGGGCATCGCCACCCCGACCAGCCTGATCGAAGCGCTCAAGCTCGCCCAACGCCTGGCCAACGCATGA